A genomic window from Vagococcus entomophilus includes:
- a CDS encoding HD domain-containing protein, whose product MTVPYKYQHLPIEKVFRDPVHNYIHVQHQVILDLINSKEFQRLRRIKQLGTTSFTFHGGEHSRFSHSLGVYEIARRICDIFVRNFSKSWDKENGWDDQERLVTLCAALLHDLGHGAYSHTFEHIFHTNHEEITVNIITSPETEIYQILNQVEAGFPDKVASVITKTYPNQQVVQMISSQIDADRMDYLLRDAYYTGTEYGTFDLTRILRVIRPYAKGLTYQINGMHAVEDYIVSRYQMYMQVYFHPVSRGMEMILSHLLKRGKKCYQKDPKTFEHHSPLLIPFFNDTYTLEDYLKLDDGTLNTYFMSWTELADPILSDLAKRFLNRKPLKSVTLSKEKDQASIENMKSLIEKVGYDPSYYTGFNSSYDLPYDFYRPNQNSHRTQIELVEKDGKLTELSKISALVAALAGQTHGDERFYFPKEMLSPITKGNTSLFDPAYAEFQQYIHNNAVTSPNKK is encoded by the coding sequence ATGACAGTTCCCTATAAGTATCAACATTTGCCGATTGAGAAAGTCTTTCGCGATCCGGTCCATAATTATATTCACGTGCAGCATCAAGTGATTCTGGATCTCATCAATTCAAAAGAATTTCAACGTCTGCGTCGAATCAAGCAACTCGGGACAACTTCGTTCACTTTTCATGGGGGCGAACATAGTCGTTTTTCTCACTCACTTGGCGTTTACGAAATTGCTCGCCGAATTTGTGATATCTTTGTCCGCAATTTTTCTAAAAGTTGGGACAAAGAAAATGGCTGGGATGATCAAGAACGGCTTGTAACATTGTGTGCTGCACTGCTACACGATTTAGGCCATGGAGCATACTCTCACACATTTGAACATATTTTTCATACCAATCACGAAGAAATCACTGTAAATATTATCACTTCTCCTGAGACCGAAATCTACCAAATATTAAATCAAGTAGAAGCAGGATTTCCTGACAAAGTTGCTAGTGTCATAACGAAAACCTATCCCAATCAGCAAGTAGTTCAGATGATTTCTAGTCAAATTGATGCAGATCGCATGGACTATTTACTACGAGATGCGTATTATACCGGAACAGAATATGGAACGTTTGATTTGACTAGAATTTTGCGTGTCATTCGACCTTATGCCAAAGGACTAACTTATCAAATTAATGGCATGCATGCAGTCGAGGACTATATTGTGAGTCGCTACCAAATGTATATGCAAGTCTACTTTCATCCTGTTTCAAGAGGAATGGAAATGATTTTGTCGCACTTACTAAAACGTGGGAAAAAATGTTATCAAAAAGACCCAAAAACTTTTGAACACCATTCTCCACTATTGATCCCGTTTTTTAACGACACTTACACATTAGAAGACTATTTAAAGCTAGATGATGGTACACTTAATACTTATTTTATGTCCTGGACAGAACTTGCTGATCCAATACTAAGTGACCTGGCCAAAAGATTTCTAAACAGAAAGCCACTAAAATCTGTGACGCTTTCCAAAGAAAAAGATCAAGCATCCATTGAAAACATGAAAAGCTTAATCGAAAAAGTTGGCTATGATCCAAGTTATTATACTGGCTTTAATTCTAGTTATGATTTGCCTTATGATTTTTATCGACCAAATCAAAATAGCCATAGAACTCAGATAGAGCTAGTTGAAAAAGATGGAAAGCTCACAGAATTGTCCAAAATCAGTGCCCTTGTTGCGGCGCTTGCAGGACAAACGCATGGAGATGAGCGTTTTTATTTCCCAAAAGAAATGTTGAGTCCTATCACAAAGGGGAACACTTCACTATTTGATCCTGCTTATGCAGAATTCCAGCAATATATTCATAATAATGCTGTGACTTCTCCAAATAAAAAATAA
- a CDS encoding lipoate--protein ligase family protein translates to MFSYLLQYKGKEVLLFEEKEDAPSNQQFPFIFTDLLTEYAGNKQQLILHFWSLPNTIILGMKDTRLNQLDKGVAQLIAGDYQIVLRNSGGLAVVADSGVLNLSLILPITKEKALSIDDAYLLMANWIRQTFETETKKIEAFEIKDSYCPGTFDLSIHGKKFAGISQRRVKGGLAVMIYLSVNGDQGKRGQAIRNFYTISGADSNYPRVNPNSLATLADLLEENLTVTQVKTKLLASLTRQFQLSVDPQTLVQIQKTTDWQQQFSKQRQKMAQRNECIAKIKEALADDSSL, encoded by the coding sequence ATGTTCTCTTACTTGCTCCAATATAAAGGAAAAGAAGTTTTGCTTTTTGAAGAAAAAGAAGACGCCCCTTCAAATCAGCAATTCCCTTTTATTTTTACAGATCTCTTAACTGAATACGCTGGAAACAAACAGCAACTCATTCTCCATTTTTGGTCATTGCCAAATACGATTATTTTAGGCATGAAAGATACTCGGTTAAATCAACTAGACAAAGGCGTTGCTCAACTAATTGCAGGTGACTATCAAATTGTGCTTAGAAACTCTGGTGGTTTAGCTGTAGTAGCAGATTCTGGTGTGCTAAATCTTTCGTTGATTCTCCCCATCACAAAAGAAAAAGCGCTCTCCATAGATGATGCCTATCTCTTGATGGCCAATTGGATTCGTCAAACATTTGAAACAGAAACTAAAAAAATTGAAGCATTTGAAATTAAAGATTCCTATTGTCCTGGCACCTTTGATCTAAGTATTCATGGCAAAAAATTTGCAGGAATCTCCCAGCGCCGCGTCAAAGGGGGCCTTGCTGTGATGATTTATTTAAGTGTTAATGGTGATCAAGGCAAACGGGGTCAAGCGATTCGTAATTTCTATACGATTAGTGGTGCCGATTCAAACTACCCTCGTGTAAACCCTAACTCTTTGGCAACACTAGCGGATTTACTTGAGGAAAATTTGACTGTGACGCAAGTAAAAACAAAATTACTCGCGAGTTTGACTAGGCAATTCCAGCTATCTGTTGACCCACAAACTTTGGTCCAAATTCAAAAGACAACAGATTGGCAACAGCAATTTTCCAAGCAACGACAAAAAATGGCACAAAGAAATGAGTGTATCGCCAAAATAAAGGAGGCACTTGCCGATGACAGTTCCCTATAA
- a CDS encoding thiamine pyrophosphate-dependent dehydrogenase E1 component subunit alpha, translated as MKNKTIEKMEQHPNHFKKLLRKMWEIRIFEETLEQLYAKNKIHGTFHLCIGQEAAAVGSIACLSQEDWIASTHRNHGHSLAKGTSMRAMFAEILGKSTGINGGKGGSMHISDAKNHHLGSNGVVGGNFPIAAGAALSMKMQNKKQVVFCFAGEGATNEGSFHEAMNLASIWQLPITFFIENNQYGMSSAFKKMTRLDSIAQRGSSYGVESFSIDGNDLMSVEQLSKRLVQRMRHGEGPFLVEAKTYRYRGHSKSDSCLYRSKEEEGRQQAYDPIRRVEANFIESKIMNKMDIFEEKQIIREKIWQLVQEVEGDSLPSDQELLANIYAK; from the coding sequence ATGAAAAATAAAACAATCGAGAAAATGGAGCAACATCCAAACCATTTTAAAAAATTATTGAGGAAAATGTGGGAAATTCGAATATTTGAAGAAACACTTGAACAACTGTATGCCAAGAACAAAATTCACGGAACGTTCCATCTGTGCATAGGTCAAGAAGCGGCAGCTGTTGGTAGCATCGCATGTCTGAGTCAAGAGGACTGGATTGCTTCTACCCATCGCAATCATGGGCATTCTTTGGCAAAAGGGACAAGTATGCGAGCGATGTTTGCTGAAATTTTGGGTAAATCGACCGGGATTAATGGCGGCAAAGGGGGGAGTATGCATATATCAGATGCGAAAAACCATCATTTAGGCTCTAACGGTGTAGTTGGAGGCAACTTTCCGATTGCAGCTGGCGCAGCCTTATCGATGAAAATGCAAAATAAGAAACAAGTGGTTTTTTGTTTTGCTGGTGAGGGTGCAACGAATGAAGGGAGCTTCCATGAAGCAATGAACCTTGCTTCAATCTGGCAATTGCCCATTACGTTCTTTATTGAAAATAATCAATATGGAATGAGCTCTGCCTTTAAAAAGATGACACGACTTGATTCCATCGCGCAAAGAGGGAGCAGTTACGGCGTAGAAAGCTTTTCGATTGATGGCAATGACCTCATGAGTGTGGAGCAGCTATCGAAGCGCTTGGTACAGCGGATGAGACACGGTGAAGGCCCCTTTTTGGTTGAAGCCAAAACCTACCGTTATAGGGGACACTCTAAGTCTGACTCGTGTTTGTATCGTTCAAAAGAAGAAGAGGGCAGGCAACAAGCGTATGATCCCATAAGAAGAGTGGAAGCTAACTTTATCGAAAGTAAAATAATGAATAAAATGGATATATTCGAAGAAAAACAAATAATTAGAGAAAAAATCTGGCAATTAGTGCAAGAGGTCGAAGGAGATTCTCTTCCATCAGACCAAGAGTTGCTTGCAAACATCTATGCGAAATGA
- a CDS encoding alpha-ketoacid dehydrogenase subunit beta produces the protein MRRLTYLEAVNEALDEALGQDKRVFLMGEDIGIYGGGFGATKGLEEKYGAERVRSTPISESAIVGLAVGASMTGMKPVVELQFSDFITIAMDQLVNQAAKIHYMSNGQFQVPLVVRTPGGSGTGAGAQHSQSLENWLAHIPGLKVIQPATAYDAKGLLHAAISDNNPVVIYEHKLCYPLEAEVPEGRYTVPIGQADIKRSGEDITVVATGIMVIRALEAAEKLANQGVSVEVVDPRTLFPLDKKSILQSVKKTKRVLLVTEAVLRSSFASELSAVIAESDVFYELKQPIERLGGKEVPIPCAKNLESLAVPKVQEIEAKISHMLFKNDKEQTIEKPR, from the coding sequence TTGAGACGCTTAACCTATTTAGAAGCAGTTAACGAGGCACTTGATGAGGCGCTTGGACAAGATAAGCGTGTTTTTTTGATGGGAGAAGATATTGGTATTTATGGAGGAGGATTTGGTGCAACGAAAGGTTTGGAAGAAAAATACGGGGCAGAAAGAGTTCGCTCTACTCCTATTTCAGAAAGTGCGATTGTAGGGTTAGCGGTTGGCGCAAGTATGACAGGGATGAAGCCAGTTGTTGAATTGCAATTTTCAGATTTTATCACCATTGCGATGGATCAACTGGTTAACCAAGCCGCCAAAATTCACTATATGTCCAATGGCCAATTTCAAGTCCCTCTTGTTGTTCGTACGCCAGGTGGTTCAGGGACAGGTGCGGGTGCGCAACATTCACAAAGCCTAGAAAATTGGTTAGCACATATTCCAGGACTAAAAGTTATTCAACCAGCAACTGCTTATGATGCTAAAGGGCTTTTGCATGCTGCTATTTCGGATAATAATCCAGTTGTGATTTATGAACACAAATTATGCTATCCTTTGGAGGCTGAAGTGCCAGAAGGACGTTACACAGTACCAATTGGGCAAGCAGATATTAAGCGAAGTGGGGAAGATATAACTGTAGTAGCAACGGGTATAATGGTTATCCGAGCCCTTGAAGCGGCAGAAAAATTAGCAAATCAAGGAGTTTCGGTAGAGGTAGTGGATCCTCGAACACTTTTTCCACTAGACAAAAAAAGCATTCTGCAATCGGTTAAAAAAACAAAACGTGTATTGCTTGTGACAGAAGCAGTTTTGCGTAGTAGTTTTGCCTCTGAACTTTCGGCGGTCATTGCAGAGTCTGACGTATTTTACGAATTAAAGCAGCCAATCGAACGACTTGGTGGCAAAGAAGTACCTATACCTTGCGCCAAAAACTTAGAAAGCCTAGCAGTCCCTAAAGTCCAAGAGATAGAAGCAAAAATCAGCCATATGCTTTTTAAAAATGATAAGGAGCAAACGATTGAGAAGCCAAGATGA
- a CDS encoding sugar-binding transcriptional regulator: MRSQDEQRKLVKIATLYYEHGYTQAKIAKEFGVSRPVIAKLLQQAKEEKIVSIQLNDTQAYTVGLALNIQKKYQLKEVIVLPSSMGQETIKIRQTVAKAGANYIASHLATIQTIGLSWGTTLADMVECIPFGSWPDLKIQPLVGGISSEHVYFDTNHLVFCLAEKLSAHCRYFYAPALAENLAFAEMLNGTKIVQTTLKGAKSVDLAVIGVGNPQVASTWENLGYIGEEEFKSIGEMEHVVGDAVGSLFDAQGKTIQCDLTKRMIGVKVEELTEIKEVMIIAAGQEKAKSILALVKANRANTLIVDQQLAEKIWEEGQ; encoded by the coding sequence TTGAGAAGCCAAGATGAACAACGTAAATTAGTTAAGATTGCAACGCTTTACTATGAGCACGGATATACACAGGCAAAAATCGCCAAAGAGTTCGGCGTTTCAAGACCTGTCATAGCAAAATTGTTACAACAAGCAAAAGAAGAAAAAATTGTCTCCATTCAGCTTAATGATACACAAGCCTATACTGTTGGTCTGGCGTTGAACATCCAAAAAAAATATCAATTAAAAGAAGTCATCGTCCTACCGAGTTCGATGGGACAAGAAACGATAAAAATTAGACAAACTGTTGCCAAGGCTGGAGCCAACTATATCGCAAGCCACCTTGCAACGATTCAAACCATCGGTCTCTCGTGGGGGACTACACTTGCGGATATGGTCGAATGTATTCCTTTTGGTTCTTGGCCCGATTTAAAAATCCAACCACTCGTTGGAGGAATCTCGAGCGAACATGTTTATTTTGATACAAATCACTTAGTGTTCTGTCTAGCAGAAAAACTTTCCGCCCATTGCCGTTATTTTTATGCACCAGCACTAGCCGAAAATTTAGCGTTTGCAGAAATGTTAAATGGAACAAAAATAGTACAAACAACACTGAAAGGTGCTAAAAGTGTTGATTTGGCAGTCATTGGTGTAGGAAATCCACAAGTTGCATCTACTTGGGAAAACCTAGGCTATATCGGGGAAGAAGAGTTTAAGAGTATAGGGGAAATGGAACACGTGGTAGGCGATGCTGTGGGTTCCTTATTTGATGCTCAGGGCAAGACCATTCAATGCGATTTAACCAAAAGAATGATTGGGGTTAAAGTAGAAGAGTTAACTGAAATTAAAGAAGTGATGATTATAGCTGCAGGGCAAGAGAAAGCAAAGAGCATTTTAGCTTTAGTAAAAGCCAATCGGGCAAATACGCTAATTGTAGACCAACAATTAGCTGAAAAAATTTGGGAAGAAGGACAATAA
- a CDS encoding DUF1934 domain-containing protein — protein MATIENQGVPIQIKMRTTITQGDQTEEFPYNIVGQLFQKSGQTYIRYQESAKIKVTLKVTDTGAVHLLRAGETRTKLTFEKEQTHLTHYQTPYGNVPLSIHTQQLFCEIKEEVTGQIEVHYQLQANGEVLGDYQLYLEFEKEKDQKK, from the coding sequence ATGGCAACGATAGAAAATCAAGGAGTTCCAATACAGATCAAAATGCGAACGACCATTACACAAGGCGACCAAACGGAGGAATTTCCTTACAATATCGTGGGACAACTTTTCCAAAAAAGTGGTCAGACGTATATTCGTTATCAAGAGTCAGCGAAGATTAAAGTGACTCTTAAGGTAACAGATACTGGAGCAGTCCATTTGCTTAGAGCAGGTGAAACACGAACGAAACTAACTTTTGAAAAAGAACAAACACATCTTACACACTACCAAACACCTTACGGAAATGTTCCTTTATCTATTCATACACAGCAGCTTTTTTGTGAAATTAAAGAAGAAGTAACGGGTCAGATAGAAGTTCATTATCAATTACAGGCTAATGGAGAAGTGCTTGGCGACTATCAGCTATATCTTGAATTTGAAAAAGAAAAAGATCAAAAAAAATAA
- the rpoE gene encoding DNA-directed RNA polymerase subunit delta: MNIKAFEGIDKSELSLIEVAHAILEERGDIMDFSDLVNQIQNYLGKADSVIRESLPQFYTDLNIDGSFISLGDNRWGLRSWYPIDSIDEEVTHAGDDEDEDMPRRKKRKKVNAFLDMNDEDAIDYNDDDPEDTDLSDDEEDDSLYLDDEDEDDEKISEYNTDLSEIGADDIGDDEEVVPDGVEEDLTIIDDEDIDSDEDDYGDGDPK, from the coding sequence TTGAACATAAAAGCATTTGAGGGTATTGACAAATCAGAATTATCACTGATTGAAGTGGCTCATGCGATTCTTGAAGAACGTGGAGATATAATGGATTTTTCTGATTTAGTCAATCAAATCCAAAACTACTTAGGAAAAGCGGATAGCGTTATCCGTGAAAGTTTGCCACAATTTTATACGGACCTAAATATCGATGGCAGCTTTATTTCTCTAGGAGATAATCGCTGGGGCCTACGTTCATGGTACCCAATTGATTCTATTGACGAAGAAGTAACACATGCTGGAGACGACGAAGATGAAGATATGCCACGTCGTAAAAAACGTAAAAAAGTAAATGCCTTCTTAGATATGAATGACGAAGATGCGATTGATTATAATGATGATGATCCTGAAGATACAGATTTATCTGATGACGAAGAAGATGATAGCTTGTATTTAGATGATGAGGATGAAGATGACGAAAAAATCTCAGAGTATAATACAGACCTATCTGAAATTGGGGCAGATGATATTGGTGACGATGAAGAAGTCGTGCCAGATGGAGTAGAAGAAGACTTAACCATTATTGATGACGAAGACATCGATAGTGATGAAGATGACTATGGTGATGGAGATCCTAAGTAA
- a CDS encoding CTP synthase, whose translation MTKYIFVTGGVVSSIGKGIVAASLGRLLKNRGLKVTIQKFDPYINVDPGTMSPYQHGEVFVTDDGAETDLDLGHYERFIDINLNQYSNVTTGKVYSEVLRKERKGEYLGATVQVIPHITNELKDKIMRAATTTDADIVITEVGGTVGDIESLPFLEALRQMKSDVGSDNVMYIHTTLIPYLKAAGEMKTKPTQHSVKELRSLGIQPNILVVRTEQPVSQSTKNKLALFCDVSAEAVIESRDVETLYSIPLALQAQNMDQIVCDHLKLDVPKADMSEWIALEEKVLNLKKKTRIALVGKYVELPDAYLSVVEALKHAGFVYDSDIAIDWINSEEVTAENVTEKLKEADGILVPGGFGDRGLEGKIEAIRYAREQDIPFLGICLGMQLACVEFARNVAHLEGAGSAETNPKVAHNIIDLMADQENIENMGGTLRLGLYPCKLKAGTTAAKAYENTDVVQERHRHRYEFNNDYREILEEHGLVFSGTSPDNRLVEIVELTDHKFFVACQFHPELISRPTRPQKLFKSFVGAAAEFVEKK comes from the coding sequence ATGACCAAATATATTTTTGTAACAGGCGGGGTTGTATCTTCGATTGGGAAAGGAATTGTCGCAGCATCTTTAGGAAGATTGCTTAAAAATAGAGGCTTAAAGGTGACAATCCAAAAGTTTGATCCTTATATCAACGTTGATCCAGGTACAATGAGTCCCTATCAACATGGGGAAGTATTTGTTACAGATGATGGTGCAGAAACTGATTTGGATTTAGGCCATTACGAACGATTCATTGATATCAACTTAAATCAATATTCAAATGTAACCACAGGGAAAGTATACTCAGAAGTCCTTCGTAAAGAAAGAAAAGGCGAATACTTGGGTGCAACGGTCCAAGTTATCCCGCATATTACCAATGAGCTAAAAGATAAGATCATGCGTGCAGCAACAACAACGGATGCGGATATTGTGATCACAGAGGTTGGGGGAACAGTTGGAGACATTGAGTCATTACCGTTTTTAGAGGCACTGCGTCAAATGAAATCAGATGTTGGCTCGGACAATGTGATGTATATTCATACAACGCTCATTCCTTATTTAAAAGCTGCTGGAGAAATGAAAACGAAACCGACTCAGCACAGTGTAAAAGAACTACGTAGTTTAGGGATTCAACCGAATATTTTAGTCGTTCGTACAGAACAACCTGTCTCTCAAAGTACGAAAAATAAATTGGCGTTATTTTGTGATGTATCAGCAGAAGCGGTTATTGAGTCTAGAGATGTAGAAACGTTGTATTCTATTCCATTAGCACTACAAGCACAAAATATGGATCAGATTGTTTGTGATCATTTGAAACTAGATGTACCAAAAGCAGATATGTCAGAATGGATTGCCTTGGAAGAAAAAGTCTTGAACTTGAAGAAAAAAACACGTATTGCCTTAGTCGGAAAATATGTTGAACTTCCGGATGCCTATCTTTCCGTAGTAGAGGCCTTGAAGCATGCTGGTTTTGTCTATGATTCAGATATTGCAATCGATTGGATTAATTCAGAGGAAGTTACTGCTGAAAATGTAACTGAAAAACTCAAAGAGGCAGATGGAATTCTTGTTCCGGGTGGCTTTGGTGACCGAGGCCTGGAAGGGAAGATTGAAGCGATTCGTTATGCGCGCGAACAGGACATCCCCTTTTTAGGAATTTGTCTAGGGATGCAGCTTGCTTGTGTTGAATTTGCAAGAAATGTGGCGCATCTTGAGGGTGCTGGATCGGCTGAAACCAATCCCAAAGTAGCACACAATATCATTGATTTAATGGCCGATCAAGAGAATATCGAAAATATGGGAGGAACCTTACGTTTAGGTCTTTATCCATGTAAGTTAAAAGCGGGGACTACCGCGGCAAAAGCTTACGAAAACACAGATGTTGTGCAAGAACGTCATCGTCATCGTTATGAATTCAACAACGATTATCGCGAAATTCTTGAAGAACATGGCTTAGTGTTTTCTGGTACTTCTCCAGATAATCGCTTGGTTGAAATTGTAGAATTAACAGACCATAAATTCTTTGTTGCTTGTCAGTTCCATCCAGAATTAATCTCTCGTCCAACTCGCCCACAAAAATTATTTAAATCCTTTGTAGGTGCAGCTGCGGAATTTGTAGAGAAAAAATAA
- a CDS encoding class II fructose-bisphosphate aldolase: MPLVSAAEMLKKAREGKYAVGAFNTNNLEWTKAILKGAEESKSPVIIQTSMGAAKYMGGYQVCLDLVKDLMDSMNITVPVALHLDHGEYEDALKCIELGYTSVMFDGSHLPFDENMEKAKDVVAKAHAKGVSVECEVGSIGGEEDGIIGSGELADPAECKKIADLGIDFLAAGIGNIHGSYPENWTGLSFETLSSIADITGGHLPLVLHGGSGIPLDQVQKAISLGVSKINVNTECQEVFAAATRKYIEEGKDLQGKGFDPRKLLAPGTDAVTKLVIDRIEWFGSKGKA, translated from the coding sequence ATGCCATTAGTATCAGCAGCAGAAATGTTAAAAAAAGCTCGTGAAGGAAAATATGCAGTTGGAGCTTTTAACACAAACAACTTAGAATGGACAAAAGCTATTCTTAAAGGTGCAGAAGAATCTAAATCTCCAGTTATTATTCAAACTTCAATGGGTGCAGCAAAATACATGGGTGGATACCAAGTATGTCTTGACTTAGTGAAAGATTTGATGGATTCAATGAATATTACAGTTCCTGTAGCTCTTCACTTAGACCATGGTGAATACGAAGATGCTTTAAAATGTATCGAATTAGGCTACACTTCAGTAATGTTTGATGGTTCTCATTTACCATTTGATGAAAACATGGAAAAAGCTAAAGATGTTGTTGCTAAAGCACACGCTAAAGGCGTTTCTGTTGAATGTGAAGTTGGAAGCATCGGTGGAGAAGAAGACGGAATCATCGGTTCTGGTGAATTAGCTGATCCTGCTGAATGTAAAAAAATTGCTGACTTAGGAATTGACTTCTTAGCAGCTGGTATCGGAAATATCCACGGTTCTTACCCAGAAAACTGGACTGGACTAAGCTTTGAAACTCTTTCAAGTATTGCAGATATCACTGGTGGACATTTACCATTAGTATTACATGGAGGATCTGGTATTCCTTTAGATCAAGTACAAAAAGCAATTTCTTTAGGCGTATCAAAAATCAATGTTAATACTGAATGTCAAGAAGTGTTTGCTGCTGCAACTCGCAAATACATTGAAGAAGGAAAAGATTTACAAGGTAAAGGATTTGACCCTCGTAAATTATTAGCACCAGGAACTGATGCGGTTACAAAACTTGTAATCGACAGAATCGAATGGTTTGGTTCGAAAGGAAAAGCATAA
- a CDS encoding metal-dependent hydrolase: protein MNITFLGHACLLVKTQEHAVIIDPFLSGNPLCSIDPKAIKVDAILITHGHLDHIGDSIQIAKQNNCPIICNPELTHYFEKHQVAAIPVGIGGKRQFDFGEVKLVQAFHGSGIEENGVLLNTGSPAGILLTMNNKTLYHAGDTGLFGDMRMIGELHAIDVCALPIGDCFTMGIDDAIVAAKWIQANKYLPLHYNTFEAIQQDPHIWQQKMIHERLDGIILPIGETLALS from the coding sequence ATGAATATTACTTTTTTAGGGCATGCCTGTTTGCTCGTCAAAACGCAAGAGCATGCTGTGATTATTGATCCTTTCTTAAGTGGTAACCCACTGTGTTCTATTGATCCTAAAGCAATCAAGGTCGATGCCATTCTCATTACACATGGCCATCTGGATCATATTGGAGATAGTATTCAAATTGCCAAACAGAATAACTGTCCGATTATTTGCAATCCTGAATTAACCCATTATTTTGAAAAACATCAAGTAGCAGCCATTCCTGTTGGCATTGGTGGAAAAAGACAATTTGATTTTGGAGAGGTCAAACTCGTCCAAGCCTTTCATGGATCTGGGATTGAAGAAAATGGCGTCCTCTTAAATACGGGGTCACCTGCTGGCATTTTACTTACTATGAACAATAAAACACTTTATCACGCCGGAGACACAGGATTGTTTGGCGATATGAGGATGATTGGGGAATTACATGCAATCGATGTTTGTGCGCTGCCTATCGGAGACTGCTTTACGATGGGGATTGACGATGCCATCGTCGCTGCAAAATGGATACAAGCAAACAAATATCTCCCTCTTCACTACAATACCTTTGAAGCAATCCAACAAGATCCACATATCTGGCAACAAAAAATGATCCATGAACGGTTAGATGGGATCATACTTCCAATCGGTGAAACGCTCGCTTTATCCTAA